The stretch of DNA CACCAATAAAGAGCGGGTGCTGGAATCAAAGATATACGAGGTCCTGACCGAGATGCCTCACTATGATATTCTGGTTATGGGGCGTCCGGAGGGCTCAGGATGCTATTGCTTTGCGAACAATCTCCTGCGCGGGATAATGGACAGGATATTGAAGAACTACGACCTTACCATAATAGACACAGCGGCAGGACTCGAGCATCTCTCGCGCAGGATCATCCGCGACGTGGACGAACTCCTCGTGGTCACGGACGGCTCGCGCCGGGGTTTGCAGACAGCGGAGAGGATAAGAGAGCTTGCCGGGTCTCTGAACCTCAATATCAAAAAAATGCATGTGATAGCGAACAAGGTAACACCAGAGAATCGCGCAAGGATCGAGGAATATGCAAAAGAGCTGAAGATGGATCTTGTAGGAGTTGTGCCTTTTGATGAGGTTCTTGCCAACTTCGATCTTGAGGGAAGACCTCTGGCTGAATTACCACCGGATTCGACGGCGTTGCGCGGAGTAGGAGAGATTGCGAGAAGAATGGGGTTGTGAAGTCTTTCAATAATCGAAATTCACATT from Candidatus Methanoperedens sp. encodes:
- a CDS encoding AAA family ATPase — encoded protein: MKIIAITGKGGTGKTAVAGMLIKCLSSGNKTLLAIDADPDSNLPDVLGVKVDKTIGDMREFMLQERDRMPPDTNKERVLESKIYEVLTEMPHYDILVMGRPEGSGCYCFANNLLRGIMDRILKNYDLTIIDTAAGLEHLSRRIIRDVDELLVVTDGSRRGLQTAERIRELAGSLNLNIKKMHVIANKVTPENRARIEEYAKELKMDLVGVVPFDEVLANFDLEGRPLAELPPDSTALRGVGEIARRMGL